In the genome of Deinococcus cellulosilyticus NBRC 106333 = KACC 11606, one region contains:
- a CDS encoding carbohydrate ABC transporter permease has product MANAKQPILKNTPTPKAASKKPLDADRIVAALLLIPSIILVGIFVYGFIGQTMYTSLTDWGQNPAQALALNPELKYIGFQNYADLFTGLLDSRFRQDLVSTLFFTLFFIVGSLGLGLVLAVMLDQNPKGESFFRTLFLFPMSLSFIVTGTIWRWLLQPEGGFNQLLGTKFQWLNSREQVFQFNWQDIPFYTALVVSLVFFWIAFQAFQNKKTNRLIVAAASGLVLLLWGIIFGRNAEWVYPIPETHGFNLAFIGIIIAAVWQMAGYTMALYLAGIRGVPEDLREAARVDGCTEIQIYQKVIFPLLTPITLSAIIILGHISLKIFDLVFAMAGADNATTDVPALLMYLTSFRSNQFAKGAAISMVLLVMVAAVIVPYLYTSLRKDRR; this is encoded by the coding sequence ATGGCGAATGCAAAACAACCCATCCTGAAAAACACACCCACCCCGAAAGCAGCCAGCAAGAAACCGCTGGATGCAGACCGGATTGTCGCAGCATTGCTGCTGATCCCGAGCATCATCCTGGTGGGTATTTTTGTGTACGGCTTCATCGGTCAGACCATGTACACCTCGCTGACCGACTGGGGACAGAACCCCGCGCAAGCCCTGGCCCTCAACCCTGAACTGAAGTACATCGGGTTCCAGAACTATGCTGACCTGTTCACCGGTCTGCTGGACTCCCGCTTCAGACAGGACCTGGTGTCCACCCTGTTCTTCACCCTCTTTTTCATCGTGGGCAGCCTCGGACTGGGCCTGGTGCTCGCCGTCATGCTGGACCAGAATCCCAAAGGGGAAAGTTTCTTCCGTACGCTCTTCCTGTTCCCGATGTCCCTGTCTTTCATCGTGACCGGAACCATCTGGCGCTGGCTCTTGCAACCCGAAGGGGGCTTCAACCAGCTGCTGGGCACCAAATTCCAGTGGCTGAACTCCCGTGAACAGGTCTTCCAGTTCAACTGGCAGGACATCCCCTTCTACACCGCCCTGGTGGTGAGCCTTGTCTTCTTCTGGATTGCTTTCCAGGCTTTCCAGAACAAGAAGACCAACCGCCTGATTGTGGCTGCGGCCTCTGGCCTGGTGCTGCTGTTGTGGGGCATCATCTTCGGACGCAACGCCGAATGGGTGTACCCCATCCCTGAAACCCACGGTTTCAACCTGGCCTTCATCGGGATCATCATTGCGGCCGTCTGGCAGATGGCCGGATACACCATGGCCCTGTACCTTGCAGGCATCCGTGGGGTTCCCGAAGACCTCCGTGAAGCTGCCCGTGTGGACGGTTGCACCGAGATCCAGATCTACCAGAAGGTCATCTTCCCCCTGCTGACCCCCATCACCCTCTCGGCCATCATCATTCTGGGCCACATCAGCCTGAAGATCTTTGACCTGGTGTTTGCCATGGCCGGAGCAGACAACGCAACAACCGACGTGCCTGCCCTCCTGATGTACCTCACCAGCTTCCGCAGCAACCAGTTCGCCAAAGGTGCCGCCATCTCCATGGTGCTCCTGGTGATGGTCGCCGCAGTGATCGTGCCCTACCTGTACACCTCTCTGAGAAAGGACCGCAGATGA
- a CDS encoding carbohydrate ABC transporter permease, translating into MTKAAPAAAHGSSHKTLIPLPVVYVVLGIMTLFFLIPMYMVVITAFKDPANINLATAWVPPTSPNWQGFAQAMQMFLPKFQNSLVLTISATLLSALLGSLNGYILSKWKFIGSDILFALMLFGMFIPYQSTLIPIFQTLKDLGLYGSIWGLVLVHVIYGIPITTLIFKNYYSEVPDELMEAAKIDGAGFFQAYRHIILPISIPGFVVVIIWQFTQVWNEFLFAVTLTNPDSQPITVALAQLAGGEAVKWNLPMAGSLLAALPTLLVYIFLGKYFIRGLLAGSVKG; encoded by the coding sequence ATGACCAAGGCTGCTCCTGCTGCTGCTCACGGCAGCTCCCACAAAACCCTGATTCCCTTGCCGGTGGTTTACGTGGTCCTCGGGATCATGACCCTGTTCTTCCTGATTCCCATGTACATGGTGGTCATCACCGCGTTCAAAGATCCCGCCAACATCAACCTCGCCACCGCCTGGGTTCCACCCACCTCTCCCAACTGGCAGGGGTTCGCGCAGGCCATGCAGATGTTCCTGCCCAAATTCCAGAACAGCCTGGTGCTGACCATCTCGGCCACCCTGCTTTCCGCCCTGCTGGGCTCACTGAACGGATACATCCTGTCCAAATGGAAATTCATTGGCAGTGACATCCTGTTCGCCCTGATGCTCTTCGGGATGTTCATTCCCTACCAGAGCACCCTGATCCCCATCTTCCAGACCCTCAAGGACCTGGGCCTTTACGGTTCCATCTGGGGCCTGGTCCTGGTGCATGTGATCTACGGCATTCCCATCACCACCCTGATCTTCAAGAATTACTACTCTGAAGTTCCAGACGAACTGATGGAAGCTGCCAAAATTGACGGTGCTGGATTCTTCCAGGCTTACCGCCACATCATCCTGCCCATCTCCATCCCCGGATTCGTGGTGGTGATCATCTGGCAGTTCACCCAGGTGTGGAACGAGTTCCTGTTCGCAGTGACCCTCACCAACCCCGATTCCCAGCCCATCACGGTGGCCCTGGCGCAACTCGCGGGTGGTGAAGCCGTGAAGTGGAACCTCCCCATGGCAGGAAGCCTGCTGGCTGCCCTCCCCACCCTGCTGGTGTACATCTTCCTCGGGAAGTACTTCATCCGTGGTCTGCTGGCAGGGTCTGTTAAAGGTTAA
- a CDS encoding class I SAM-dependent methyltransferase, giving the protein MDVSRPIVEFYGSGNEAERLSRGIGPLEFLRTCEILQQVLPEVSISICDVGGAHGVYSFWLAGLGHQVHLLDLSPELIEAARRTAQQVDVPALASVQVGDARSLPYDDRTMDLVILQGPLYHLQDHEDRFRCLREAFRVLKPGGALLAFGITHTASLMVGLQRGWIWNDDHFKMVQGEVTTGEHLRPESWPNLFMDAYFHRPEGMNAEVQTCGFQVLGTLGIEGPAWMVDRYDEHWKDEVHQQRILQVARLVERDPILSPHFVCVARKPQDS; this is encoded by the coding sequence ATGGATGTTTCAAGACCCATTGTTGAATTTTATGGATCAGGAAATGAAGCCGAGCGTCTTTCCAGAGGCATTGGACCTCTGGAATTTCTGCGCACCTGCGAAATCCTGCAACAGGTTCTTCCAGAAGTTTCCATTTCCATCTGTGATGTGGGTGGGGCACATGGGGTGTATTCCTTCTGGCTTGCAGGTCTGGGCCATCAGGTGCATCTGCTGGATCTGTCCCCAGAGCTCATTGAGGCAGCACGCAGAACTGCACAGCAGGTGGATGTTCCCGCACTGGCCAGTGTTCAGGTTGGAGATGCCAGAAGCCTGCCTTACGATGACAGGACCATGGATCTGGTCATTTTGCAGGGGCCTCTGTACCATCTGCAGGACCATGAAGACCGCTTCAGGTGTCTCAGAGAGGCCTTTCGTGTTCTGAAGCCCGGAGGTGCCTTGCTCGCTTTTGGAATCACCCACACTGCCTCACTCATGGTGGGCCTGCAAAGAGGGTGGATCTGGAATGACGACCACTTCAAGATGGTGCAGGGTGAAGTGACCACTGGTGAGCACCTCCGTCCTGAAAGCTGGCCCAACCTGTTCATGGATGCTTACTTTCACCGCCCAGAGGGTATGAATGCAGAAGTGCAGACCTGTGGATTTCAGGTGTTGGGCACCCTGGGCATCGAGGGACCTGCCTGGATGGTCGACCGGTATGATGAACACTGGAAGGACGAGGTGCACCAGCAGCGCATTTTACAGGTGGCCCGTCTGGTCGAGAGAGACCCCATCCTGAGCCCTCACTTTGTCTGTGTTGCCCGCAAACCACAGGATTCCTGA
- the smpB gene encoding SsrA-binding protein SmpB: MCDLRTLSRKEDRMSVVYVNRRANFEYEILERYEAGIVLTGTEVKSIRAGGVDFRDAFARLEDGNIELEGLYIPTYDKGSYNNHEPRRKRRLLLHRSEIQKLRKALVQKGLTLVPTKMYFKGQYVKVEVAVARGKKLHDKRRAEAEKTMKRELREL, encoded by the coding sequence CTGTGTGATCTAAGGACTCTTTCAAGAAAAGAGGATAGAATGTCAGTCGTGTACGTTAACCGTCGTGCGAACTTCGAGTATGAAATTCTGGAGCGTTATGAAGCCGGGATCGTCCTGACCGGTACGGAAGTCAAAAGCATCCGTGCAGGAGGGGTGGATTTCCGGGACGCTTTTGCCCGCCTGGAAGATGGCAACATTGAGCTGGAAGGGCTTTACATTCCCACTTACGACAAGGGCTCCTACAACAACCACGAGCCCCGCCGCAAACGCCGCCTGCTGCTGCACCGCTCTGAAATCCAGAAGCTGCGCAAGGCCCTGGTGCAAAAAGGCCTGACCCTCGTTCCGACCAAAATGTACTTCAAAGGCCAGTACGTCAAGGTGGAAGTGGCGGTTGCCAGGGGCAAGAAGCTGCACGATAAACGCCGTGCCGAGGCTGAAAAAACCATGAAACGGGAACTGCGCGAATTGTGA
- a CDS encoding N-acetylmuramoyl-L-alanine amidase, with translation MKRLVVLLLLLLNSAFAQYTLQSTRVGDRTFQSISYYGIGFIRAEFLSPYFLVSVDSRSVRVSYGPNSLTLPIENSPERGIYQSYYVEVNNEVRTGFPAIVVNRGIFVPVQAVAEALKINLSGNTMVIPTARLGNVASKTDAKYDRLVFELDQNVVIEDQSTSKNIKLVVRNAWGKSTTYTTTGKYLPKVKAEVVGKDLVFTAPLPKASGYQFFFTPLSDRKARLVLDAGSQFTPKQTVLEERILKPVIVLDAGHGGNDTGGTKGVTEKDLTLEVVRKMGQALSKAGWTVKYTRTSDTAVSLANRAALARSSDAFVSIHLGYGLGASQSGVVLSYPSGDEHLEYIRQVRGETQPSLGVSSNEQIKTFAQTVQKELSRVKVTAKLRPTRDLYLLSEAPKAAMMVELGFPENPQDLVLLKDPTHLDALALALARGITVYLTPKDQKTAQTPKKDAKP, from the coding sequence GTGAAACGTCTTGTTGTCCTGCTGCTTTTGCTTCTGAATTCTGCTTTTGCCCAGTACACCCTGCAGAGCACCAGGGTGGGCGACAGGACATTCCAGAGCATCAGCTATTACGGCATTGGCTTCATCCGTGCGGAATTCCTCAGTCCTTATTTTCTGGTGTCGGTGGACAGCAGGTCTGTGCGGGTCAGCTACGGTCCCAACAGTCTGACCTTACCCATCGAGAACAGTCCTGAGCGGGGCATTTACCAGTCATATTACGTGGAGGTCAACAACGAAGTCCGCACGGGATTTCCAGCCATTGTGGTCAATCGGGGCATCTTTGTTCCGGTGCAGGCGGTGGCAGAAGCACTGAAAATCAACCTTTCTGGCAACACAATGGTGATTCCCACGGCCAGACTGGGCAATGTGGCGTCAAAAACCGATGCAAAGTATGACCGTCTGGTGTTCGAACTGGACCAGAACGTGGTGATTGAAGACCAGTCCACCAGCAAAAACATCAAACTGGTGGTGCGCAATGCCTGGGGAAAAAGCACCACCTACACCACCACAGGCAAATACCTCCCCAAGGTCAAAGCAGAAGTCGTGGGCAAGGATCTGGTCTTCACGGCTCCGCTCCCCAAAGCTTCCGGGTACCAGTTTTTCTTCACTCCCCTGAGCGACAGGAAGGCCCGATTGGTGCTTGATGCTGGCTCTCAATTCACACCCAAACAAACCGTGCTGGAAGAACGCATCCTCAAACCTGTGATTGTGCTGGATGCTGGACATGGGGGGAATGACACTGGAGGCACCAAAGGGGTCACCGAAAAGGACCTGACCCTGGAAGTGGTGCGCAAAATGGGGCAGGCCCTCTCCAAAGCGGGTTGGACAGTGAAATACACCCGAACCAGCGATACGGCGGTCTCTCTGGCAAACCGCGCTGCGCTGGCCCGCAGCAGTGATGCTTTTGTCAGCATCCATCTTGGGTATGGCCTGGGTGCGTCCCAGAGTGGTGTGGTGCTGTCTTACCCCTCGGGAGATGAGCACCTGGAGTACATCCGGCAGGTGAGGGGAGAAACCCAGCCCAGTCTGGGAGTCAGTTCGAACGAGCAGATCAAGACGTTTGCCCAGACGGTGCAGAAGGAACTGTCCAGGGTCAAGGTGACAGCAAAATTGCGACCGACCAGAGACCTGTACCTGCTGTCAGAGGCACCCAAAGCCGCCATGATGGTGGAACTCGGTTTCCCTGAAAACCCCCAGGACCTGGTCCTTCTGAAAGACCCCACGCATCTGGATGCGCTGGCCCTTGCCCTGGCCCGGGGGATCACCGTGTACCTGACCCCCAAAGACCAGAAAACCGCCCAGACCCCCAAAAAGGACGCCAAGCCATGA
- a CDS encoding GerMN domain-containing protein has product MNKVLTPVNIICLLLLAAAGIFYYVVTLPPKVPAYELNNGPATVTKSVRLYFNDAALEKYRTEERDLELSVDNETTLANMAIKALMDGPKAEGSVSSLPRTEDAPSVFTREGHYYVNLPASWQKLNYGSTAELLLICTITRTLLDLNPNNLDVAFMVEGKTVESLAGHVDLRNAFNRESCP; this is encoded by the coding sequence ATGAACAAAGTGCTCACCCCTGTGAACATCATCTGTCTGCTGCTCCTGGCTGCAGCAGGGATTTTCTATTACGTTGTGACCCTGCCCCCGAAAGTGCCTGCATATGAACTGAACAATGGTCCTGCCACAGTGACCAAAAGTGTCAGGTTGTACTTCAACGATGCAGCACTTGAAAAATACCGCACAGAAGAGCGGGACCTCGAACTCTCGGTGGACAATGAGACCACGCTGGCCAACATGGCCATCAAGGCCCTGATGGATGGCCCGAAAGCCGAAGGAAGTGTCAGCAGCCTGCCCAGAACCGAGGATGCCCCAAGTGTCTTCACCCGTGAAGGCCACTATTATGTGAACCTTCCTGCATCCTGGCAGAAACTGAATTACGGGAGCACGGCAGAGTTGCTGCTGATCTGCACCATCACCCGCACCCTGCTGGATCTCAACCCCAACAACCTGGATGTGGCCTTCATGGTGGAAGGCAAAACCGTGGAGAGTCTGGCGGG